GCGGTGATTTTATCGAGTTCTGGAAATCCGCGCCAATTTATTCAGCGTCGAGGCAGAGTTTTACGCCCCCATCCTAGTAAGGAACGGGCGACTATTTACGATATGATTGTGCTGCCACCAAATTTGGATAGGGAAACCATAGAAGTTGAACGCAATCTATTAAGAAAAGAACTGCGCCGCTTTGTGGAATTTGCCGATTTAGCCGATAATGCTGGGGAAGCAAGAATGAAATTGTTAGATTTACAAAAACGCTATGGATTGTTAGATGTTTAGATACTAATCTGCGTCTGCGTAGCTTGTGGCAAGTCGCTTACGCGTCTACATCTGCGGTTAATTTTGTAAAATTTTGTTTGCTATCTGTAAATGTCTCAATTTATCATGGGATAGTTAATATTGATAATAATAGGATAAAAGCAAAATTTTTAAAGCGGCATAAACTCTATTATAATCAATATTTAACCTAAAATCAGTATATCAGTATATTCCCCAAACTCAACCCCAATTTTGTCAAAAAATTTTAAAATTTCTCCGCTCATAATTCCCCCAAATTAAAGATGCGAATAAGAGTCGCATTGCGGATGTAAAATTGCAGAGACAGACAGCTAAAATAAAGCATAACTCATACGAAACAGAGATGTTGCCAGAGCAAAATATCGATGATGTGCAAGAGCCAATTACTAGCGCCTCGCCGGAAGTGCGGCAAATTATTGAGCGAATCTGGAATCTAGAAAAAAGCAGGCTGGATAAAAAAAGTAATAGCCCCATCAACGATGATATTTTGGCAATTGTCAAGGAAGCCGTACAATGAAGCTCACTTCCATTAAACTGTGTAACTTCCGCTCTTTTTATGGCAGAACACCAGAGATAGTTTTGGCTGGGGGTGATATTCTCAACACCACAATTATTCATGGTAATAATGGAGCCGGAAAAACCAGTTTGCTGAATGCTTTTACCTGGGTATTATATGAGAAGTTTAGTGCTGCTTTTGCTTCAACAGAACAGTTGGTAAATAAAAGAGCGATTGCGGAAGCCAAAACTGGGCAATCGATAGAATGTTGGGTAGAAGTAAACTGGGAGCATGAGGGTAAACGCTACAATGCTAAACGTCAGTGTCGGATTTATAAAGACAAAACTGACTTCGACTTACTCAAAACAGAATTATTAATGCAAGTTGCTGGGGATGATGGTAGATGGTATTTTCCCCTCCAGAAACCAGAAGAAATCATCGGGCAGATTTTACCAGCAAGTTTACATCAATACTTCTTCTTTGATGGGGAACGCATTGAAGAAATAGTTCGTTCTGACAAAAAAGCGGAAATAGCTGAAGCTATCAAGATTTTCTTGGGGGTAGAGGTAATTAACCGTTCTATCAAACATCTCGGTGAAGCCAAAAAAAGTTTAGAGAATGAACTAAAATCCATTGGTGACTCAGAAATTAAACAACTTTTAAAACAGCAAGAAAAGTTGGAACAAGAAGTTGCTCAGATTAACACTAGACAAACAGAGATTAAGCAAGAATTAGAACATCAACAAAGCCTTAAAAAAGAGACAGGTAATCGTTTACAGGAACTGAGCGCAGCTAAAGAACTGCAAGAAAGACGGCAAGAATTAGAAAACCAAAAAACATCTCATCAAGAAAGTCTCCGCCAAACTAGAGACACACTCAAAAAAATTATTTCAGCCCGCGGGTATACAATTCTATTATCCGAGACTACAACACAATTTCGGACAATTATCCATAATTTGAAAGCGAGCGGTGAATTAACCTCTGGAATTTCGCGGGAATTTATTAACGAATTACTCCAAAGTAACCGTTGTATTTGTGGTGCTGAATTAAACGCAGGTAGTCATAACCATACAAATGTAAGTAATTGGTTAGAAAGAGCAGGTTCTTCAGTGGTGGAAGAAACTGCAATTCGTATGAGCGCACAAGTAGACGAAATAGACAAGCAAGCTGTAACATTTTGGGAAGAAGTAGACAGAGAACAAGCCAGAATTAATCAGTTACGTCAAAATATTTCGCAAATTGAAACTGAATTAGATAGCATTCATGAACGCTTACGTAAAGATGCGAACGAAGAAATTAGCAGTTTGCAAAAACGCCTAGATGAAATTGAAAGTAAAATTGATGAATTGAATCGAGAACAAGGTGCAAATCAACAGCGAATTTCCCATTTAAAAACTGAGATTGATGCTTTAAATAAACAAATAGCCAAGCAGAAACTGAATGAAGAAAAACAATTATTGGCACAAAGACGCATTAACGTCACTCAAGATGCAATTGAACGCTTAACTGAAGTTAAAAATCGGCAGGAAAAACAGTTTCGTTGGCAATTAGAAAAGCGATTACAAGAGATATTTACATTAATATCATTTGCACCATATTTACCTAAAATCAGCGATAAATATGAACTCACCTTAGTAGAAAATACAGCCAGAGTAGAATCACTTGTTGCTGCATCTACCGGGGAAAATCAAATTCTCAGTTTGTCTTTTATTGCCAGTATTATTGATAAAGTCCGCGAATGGAGCGAAAAGCGCAAAGTTTTAACTGTACCGAATAGTAGCACGTTCCCAATAGTGATGGATTCTCCCTTTGGTAGTTTAGATGAAACTTATCGCCGCCGCATTGCTCAAACACTACCTGAGTTAGCAAATCAGTTAATCATTTTAGTCACGAAAACTCAATGGCGTGGTGAAGTAGAACAAGAAATGACAAATAGAATTGGCAGAGAATATGTGCTGACTTATTATTCTTCTAAACCTGATTGTGAACAAGATTATATTGAGTTGGGTGACGAAAGATATGCTTTAGTGAAGCAAAGTCCAAATGAGTTTGAATATACTGAGGTGATGGTAGTTGAACGCAATTGGTAAAGTGTGTTTTCGTCAACAATCTAAAATTGCCTGGGAAATGATTAGACTTCTGGCACGAATATTGGAACACTAAAATTTTATATCTCACGCATTCGGCGTTCGCGTAGCGTCCCGTAGGGAAGACGTTCTCGCAGAGTAGACGCAGAGGCGCAAAGAGTTATAGAAAATTTACCAGTTAGAGATGATTTATAAAGTAAACCTGAAATTGTAGGGTGTGTTACGGCTAATCTTACTGTGCATAGTCTAAGACTTTCTGATATTAGCGGTGAGACCTGCTATAAAATGGCATACTTCAACATGATGGCAAGGTAAACTGGTGGAATTGACTGATGTGAAGCTTGTCCTATGCCGGATTTTTTATTGGAAGTTGGTACAGAAGAACTACCTGCAAATTTTCTCAGTGATGCCATAGTACAATGGCGATCGCGCATTCCCCAAACTTTGACAGCCAATAGTCTCAACAGTGACGCTGTAGAAGTTTACGGTACTCCCCGACGCTTGGCGGTGCTTATCAAAGGTCTACCACAGCAACAGCCAGACCGAGAAGAAGAAATCAAAGGCCCTCCCGCCCAAGCTGCGTTTAAAGATAGTCAAGCAACACCCGCAGCGGTAGGCTTTGCGAAAAAGCAAGGTGTGGAACTCGACGCGCTACAAATTCGCCCTACAGACAAAGGCGATTTTGTTTTTGTCAATAAAAAAACTCCTGGTCGTCCCGTAGCTGATATTTTGACCGAACTGGTTCCTCAATGGATTTTTAATTTAGAAGGTAAGCGGTTGATGCGCTGGGGTGACGGCGATGTGAAGTTTTCTCGCCCGGTGCGGTGGCTGGTGGCTTTGTTGAATGAGCTAATATTGCCGATAGAATTGGTTAATGGTTCCGATAAAGTTACAAGCGATCGCATTTCTCATGGTCATCGTGTATTACATCCCAAACCTATAACTATTAATCAAGCAACTGATTACGTTGATACTCTCCGTTCTGGCTATGTAGTAGTTGATGATCATGAACGATCAACTACAATTCAAAAAGAAGTTCATGCAGCCGTTAATCATCTCAATGGTTACACAGAAATCTATCCTGACTTATTAAAAGAAGTAACTAATTTGGTAGAATGGCCTTCGCCAGTGGTTGGTAAATTCGACTCAGATTTTTTGAATTTACCCACAGAAGTAATTACGACTGTAATGGTGAGCCATCAAAGATATTTCCCTGTGTTTCAAACAGAAAATCACAAGGAATTACTACCCAATTTTATCACAGTTTCTAATGGCGACCCAGCAAAATCAGATATCATTGCTAAAGGTAATGAACGAGTCATCCGCGCCCGATTAGCAGATGGACAGTTTTTCTATAATGCCGATATAGCTAAACCTTTAGAAAGCTTTTTACCACAGTTAGAAAAGGTAACTTTCCAAGAAGATTTAGGTTCGCTGCGTGCTAAGGTGAATCGCATTGTTAATATTGCCGAGCAAATTGCTACACAACTTGGTCTCTCAGCAACAGACAGCCAAAATATTCAACGGGCGGCTTTATTATGTAAAGCAGATTTAGTCAGTCAAATGGTGTATGAATTCCCAGAATTGCAAGGCATTATGGGACAAAAATATGCTTTAGCTAGTGGCGAACCGGAAGCGGTGGCGACGGCAATTTTTGAACATTATTTACCACGGGGAGCCGATGATATTTTACCAACAACTTTAACAGGTCGAGTTGTCGGTTTAGCTGATAGATTAGATACCTTAGTTAGTATTTTTGGCTTGGGGTTAATTCCCACAGGTTCTTCTGACCCCTTTGCTTTGCGTCGGGCTGCTAATGCGATTGTAAATATTACTTGGGCTGCAAATTTAGGAATTAATTTAGATAATTTATTGCAGCAAACAGCAGCTAACTTTGCTCAAGAATATAGCAAAGAACCAGGGCAATTAGTTACAACCCTGCAAGACTTTTTCCTGCAAAGAATTAGGACATTACTGCAAGAAGAAAAGCAAATTGATTACGATTTGGTGAATGCTGTTTTGGGAGAAAACGACCCAGAATATACAGAAAGAGCATTGCAAGATTTATTAGATGTCCGCGATCGCGCCTTATATCTGCAACAAATCCGCAACGATGGTACTCTAGATAAAATCTACGAAACCGTCAATCGTTCTACCCGCCTCGCAGCCCAAGGTGATTTGGATACCAAACAGCTAGAACCAGCAGCTTTAATTCGTCCCGAACTGTTCCAAAAGTCATCAGAAAAAGCGTTTTATGATGCCATTGTGGAATTAGTTCCCCAAACTCAAACCGCCCAACAGTCACGTAATTATCAACTGTTAGTTGCAGCGTTAGAAAA
This window of the Nostoc sp. HK-01 genome carries:
- the glyS gene encoding glycyl-tRNA synthetase subunit beta, which codes for MPDFLLEVGTEELPANFLSDAIVQWRSRIPQTLTANSLNSDAVEVYGTPRRLAVLIKGLPQQQPDREEEIKGPPAQAAFKDSQATPAAVGFAKKQGVELDALQIRPTDKGDFVFVNKKTPGRPVADILTELVPQWIFNLEGKRLMRWGDGDVKFSRPVRWLVALLNELILPIELVNGSDKVTSDRISHGHRVLHPKPITINQATDYVDTLRSGYVVVDDHERSTTIQKEVHAAVNHLNGYTEIYPDLLKEVTNLVEWPSPVVGKFDSDFLNLPTEVITTVMVSHQRYFPVFQTENHKELLPNFITVSNGDPAKSDIIAKGNERVIRARLADGQFFYNADIAKPLESFLPQLEKVTFQEDLGSLRAKVNRIVNIAEQIATQLGLSATDSQNIQRAALLCKADLVSQMVYEFPELQGIMGQKYALASGEPEAVATAIFEHYLPRGADDILPTTLTGRVVGLADRLDTLVSIFGLGLIPTGSSDPFALRRAANAIVNITWAANLGINLDNLLQQTAANFAQEYSKEPGQLVTTLQDFFLQRIRTLLQEEKQIDYDLVNAVLGENDPEYTERALQDLLDVRDRALYLQQIRNDGTLDKIYETVNRSTRLAAQGDLDTKQLEPAALIRPELFQKSSEKAFYDAIVELVPQTQTAQQSRNYQLLVAALEKIAPTVSNFFDGADSVLVMDTNPEIKRNRLNLLGLLRNHARVLADFGAIVKNL